In Juglans microcarpa x Juglans regia isolate MS1-56 chromosome 4S, Jm3101_v1.0, whole genome shotgun sequence, a single window of DNA contains:
- the LOC121262978 gene encoding probable receptor-like serine/threonine-protein kinase At5g57670, whose translation MKYIRTNSLKRLFSLKRRSFEGEIPNPDGSILEHTKDIFRNVAVPEPHQRPTWKCFSYGEIFDATNGFSPENLVGRGGYAEVYRGTLGDGEEIAVKRLTNASSDERKEKEFLTEIGTIGHARHPNVLSLLGCCIDNGLYLIFHFSSNGSVAALLHDTNLQPLDWKTRHKIAIGTARGLHYLHKGCQRRIIHRDIKASNVLLTADFEPQISDFGLAKWLPSQWSHHSIGPIEGTFGHLAPEYYLHGIVDEKTDVFAFGVLLLEIISGRKPVDGSHQSLHGWAKPILNQGETEKLIDSRLGGAYDVTQLKRLAFAASLCIRSSSMWRPTMSEVMEVMEDGEVDKEKWKMQEEEEPEEFWGFEDLESECDSSFSSPHDSREQKVIRSLGDLELDENLFVTFVDM comes from the exons ATGAAATATATTCGGACCAACAGCTTGAAGCGGCTCTTCTCTTTGAAACGACGCAGTTTTGAGGGTGAAATTCCAAACCCAGATGGCTCTATCCTAGAACACACCAAAGATATCTTCAGGAATGTTGCAGTACCAGAACCTCATCAGAGACCCACTTGGAAATGCTTCTCCTATGGAGAAATCTTCGACGCCACCAATGGTTTTAGCCCAG AGAATCTAGTTGGCCGAGGAGGCTATGCAGAGGTATACAGAGGAACTCTGGGAGACGGTGAAGAAATTGCAGTGAAGAGGCTTACAAATGCTTCTTCTgatgagagaaaagagaaggagTTCTTGACAGAGATTGGAACCATTGGTCATGCGCGCCACCCAAATGTACTCTCTCTCTTAGGCTGTTGTATCGACAATGGGCTTTACCTCATTTTCCACTTCTCCTCAAACGGCTCAGTTGCTGCTCTTCTACATG ACACGAATTTGCAGCCGTTAGATTGGAAAACAAGGCATAAGATAGCCATTGGGACGGCTAGGGGGCTCCATTACTTGCACAAGGGCTGCCAAAGAAGAATAATTCACCGGGACATCAAAGCCTCCAACGTTTTATTAACTGCAGATTTTGAACCACAG ATATCTGATTTTGGACTAGCAAAATGGCTTCCATCTCAATGGTCTCACCATTCAATTGGTCCAATAGAAGGGACATTTGG GCACTTAGCTCCTGAGTACTATTTGCATGGGATTGTGGATGAGAAAACGGATGTGTTTGCTTTTGGAGTTCTTCTTTTGGAGATAATCTCAGGCAGAAAACCGGTGGATGGCTCTCACCAAAGCTTGCACGGCTGG GCCAAACCAATACTGAACCAAGGAGAGACTGAAAAGTTAATAGATTCAAGGCTTGGAGGGGCCTATGATGTAACGCAGCTGAAAAGGCTAGCCTTTGCAGCCTCACTTTGCATCCGCTCATCTTCAATGTGGCGCCCAACTATGAGTGAG GTAATGGAGGTAATGGAGGATGGAGAGGTGGACAAAGAGAAGTGGAAGATGCAGGAGGAAGAAGAACCGGAGGAGTTCTGGGGATTTGAGGATCTAGAATCTGAATGTGACAGTTCCTTCTCTTCTCCACATGACTCGCGTGAACAGAAAGTTATTAGATCACTTGGAGATCTGGAACTTGATGAAAATCTATTTGTCACTTTTGTTGACATGTAA
- the LOC121262848 gene encoding VIN3-like protein 2 isoform X1 — MAMDSSFEGAILDPSKCSKLSIEEKRELVYEISKWSHGAPEILQSWSRQEILQILCAEMGKERKYTGLTKLKIIENLLKIVSEKKLGGHTAVIDLEQPSSPALGQRTIKRQRKTEHPSRLAAPAHNLSHNNGGTDLGNTIYCKNSACRATLDRVDDFCKRCSCCICYQYDDNKDPSLWLICSSDPPFQRNSCGMSCHLECALKLERSGISKGQCAGLDGSFYCVSCGKMNNLLGCWRKQLMTARDTRRVDILCYRVSLSKKLLKGTEKYRKLYEIVDEAVKKLEADVGPLTGLPVKMGRGIVNRLSSGPEVQKLCALAVESLDSLQSNTFLHPLSDPVIQGSISFMMCFGLLRTEESSDNTSVLCPSSSTDSNMIAPNIVRFLDVHATCLTVILGSEDSLPEDLVGYNLWHRKAHDMDYPSEPTRKLVAPNTRFAITGLTPATEYCFKVVSVNGARNLGMCEVCLSTGSADDEVLNSFVTERSQSPATNCSSLSNPSSVEDETNNITPYSDLADKADNYLTYSKDKDKFILAKGCDDALNCSDMGEGTPRDLVSVLDEERAMLTVDSAPNSDVTRIENKNSQSQIIEDMSTDDGSNSPVRKGMECVVFVSNSEAGLPITPCKLEVLKDGLGRNGRSKSCCKDLENGIGKGEEPQDGSTSKKKSMEMQAEECAANGTSDRDFEYCVKVIRWLECKGHIEKNFRQKFLTWYSLRANSQEVRIVKIFVDTFHEDPACLAEQLVDTFSESVSNKRSSVVPAGFCMKLWH; from the exons ATGGCCATGGATTCTTCTTTCGAGG GAGCCATCCTTGATCCATCAAAATGCAGTAAGTTGAGTATCGAGGAAAAGAGggaactagtatatgaaatatCGAAGTGGTCACATGGTGCCCCTGAAATACTGCAGTCATGGAGCCGACAGGAGATTTTACAAATCCTGTGTGCAGAGAtgggaaaagaaaggaaatatacTGGCTTGACGAAGTTGAAAATCATAGAGAACCTTTTGAAAATTGTATCTGAAAAGAAATTAGGGGGGCACACAGCTGTAATTGATCTTGAACAACCGTCTTCCCCTGCACTTGGCCAAAGAACTATCAAAAGGCAGAGGAAAACTGAGCACCCTTCTCGACTAGCTGCTCCAGCACATAATCTTTCTCACAATAATGGGGGCACCGATCTAGGTAATACTATATATTGCAAAAACTCAGCTTGCAGAGCTACCTTAGATCGAGTAGATGACTTTTGCAAAAGATGTTCATGTTGCATCTGCTATCAGTACGATGACAACAAGGATCCAAGCCTGTGGTTGATTTGCAGCTCAGACCCTCCATTTCAACGTAATTCATGTGGCATGTCCTGCCATCTGGAGTGTGCTCTAAAACTTGAAAGATCTGGCATTTCTAAAGGACAGTGTGCTGGACTTGATGGGAGCTTTTACTGTGTATCTTGTGGGAAAATGAATAATTTGCTTGG ATGCTGGAGAAAACAACTGATGACAGCAAGGGATACGAGACGTGTTGACATACTGTGTTATCGTGTGTCCTTAAGCAAAAAGCTTTTAAAGGGGACTGAAAAGTATCGTAAGCTTTATGAAATCGTGGATGAAGCTGTTAAGAAGCTTGAGGCTGACGTGGGCCCTTTAACTGGATTACCTGTAAAGATGGGTAGGGGTATTGTCAACAGACTTTCTTCAGGACCAGAGGTCCAGAAACTGTGTGCCTTGGCTGTGGAGTCACTGGATTCCTTGCAATCCAATACATTTTTGCATCCATTGTCTGATCCTGTGATTCAAG GAAGTATTAGCTTTATGATGTGTTTTGGATTATTGAGGACTGAGGAAAGTAGTGACAATACTTCTGTTTTATGCCCTTCGTCGTCTACAGATTCAAATATGATTGCTCCCAATATTGTCAGATTTCTAGATGTCCATGCAACATGCCTCACTGTGATTTTGGGTTCAGAAGATTCTTTGCCAGAAGATCTTGTTGGGTATAACTTATGGCATCGAAAGGCTCATGATATGGATTATCCTTCAGAACCTACTCGTAAACTTGTTGCTCCCAATACAAGGTTTGCCATCACAGGACTAACTCCAGCTACAGAGTATTGTTTCAAAGTTGTTTCAGTAAATGGTGCGAGAAATTTGGGTATGTGTGAAGTTTGTCTGTCAACCGGCAGTGCTGATGATGAAGTCCTAAACAGCTTTGTAACAGAAAGAAGTCAAAGCCCAGCTACCAACTGTAGTAGCCTTTCAAATCCTTCCTCGGTGGAAGATGAAACTAATAACATTACTCCTTACAGTGACCTGGCTGATAAAGCAGACAATTATCTTACTTATAGCAAggataaagataaatttattttggcaaAAGGATGTGATGATGCTCTGAACTGCAGTGATATGGGTGAAGGAACTCCAAGGGATTTGGTTTCAGTTTTGGATGAAGAGCGTGCTATGCTGACAGTTGACTCTGCGCCCAATTCTGATGTCACAAGGATTGAGAACAAGAACTCGCAAAGCCAAATTATTGAGGACATGAGCACTGATGATGGGTCAAATTCTCCAGTTCGAAAAGGAATGGAATGTGTGGTGTTTGTTAGTAATTCAGAAGCTGGCTTGCCCATTACTCCATGCAAGTTGGAAGTGCTTAAGGATGGGTTAGGAAGGAATGGGAGATCCAAATCCTGCTGTAAGGATCTGGAAAATGGGATTGGGAAAGGAGAGGAACCCCAAGATGGTAGCACATCGAAAAAGAAAAGTATGGAAATGCAGGCTGAGGAATGTGCCGCAAATGGTACTTCAGACAGGGATTTTGAGTATTGTGTGAAAGTAATCAGATGGTTAGAGTGTAAGGGTCACATCGAGAAGAATTTCAGGCAGAAATTCCTGACTTGGTATAGCTTGAGGGCAAACTCACAAGAGGTAAGGATTGTGAAGATTTTTGTTGATACTTTTCATGAAGATCCAGCTTGTCTTGCAGAGCAGCTGGTGGACACCTTTTCAGAAAGTGTTTCAAATAAGAGATCATCTGTGGTGCCAGCAGGATTTTGCATGAAGCTTTGGCATTGA
- the LOC121262848 gene encoding VIN3-like protein 2 isoform X2, with protein MAMDSSFEGAILDPSKCSKLSIEEKRELVYEISKWSHGAPEILQSWSRQEILQILCAEMGKERKYTGLTKLKIIENLLKIVSEKKLGGHTAVIDLEQPSSPALGQRTIKRQRKTEHPSRLAAPAHNLSHNNGGTDLGNTIYCKNSACRATLDRVDDFCKRCSCCICYQYDDNKDPSLWLICSSDPPFQRNSCGMSCHLECALKLERSGISKGQCAGLDGSFYCVSCGKMNNLLGCWRKQLMTARDTRRVDILCYRVSLSKKLLKGTEKYRKLYEIVDEAVKKLEADVGPLTGLPVKMGRGIVNRLSSGPEVQKLCALAVESLDSLQSNTFLHPLSDPVIQDSNMIAPNIVRFLDVHATCLTVILGSEDSLPEDLVGYNLWHRKAHDMDYPSEPTRKLVAPNTRFAITGLTPATEYCFKVVSVNGARNLGMCEVCLSTGSADDEVLNSFVTERSQSPATNCSSLSNPSSVEDETNNITPYSDLADKADNYLTYSKDKDKFILAKGCDDALNCSDMGEGTPRDLVSVLDEERAMLTVDSAPNSDVTRIENKNSQSQIIEDMSTDDGSNSPVRKGMECVVFVSNSEAGLPITPCKLEVLKDGLGRNGRSKSCCKDLENGIGKGEEPQDGSTSKKKSMEMQAEECAANGTSDRDFEYCVKVIRWLECKGHIEKNFRQKFLTWYSLRANSQEVRIVKIFVDTFHEDPACLAEQLVDTFSESVSNKRSSVVPAGFCMKLWH; from the exons ATGGCCATGGATTCTTCTTTCGAGG GAGCCATCCTTGATCCATCAAAATGCAGTAAGTTGAGTATCGAGGAAAAGAGggaactagtatatgaaatatCGAAGTGGTCACATGGTGCCCCTGAAATACTGCAGTCATGGAGCCGACAGGAGATTTTACAAATCCTGTGTGCAGAGAtgggaaaagaaaggaaatatacTGGCTTGACGAAGTTGAAAATCATAGAGAACCTTTTGAAAATTGTATCTGAAAAGAAATTAGGGGGGCACACAGCTGTAATTGATCTTGAACAACCGTCTTCCCCTGCACTTGGCCAAAGAACTATCAAAAGGCAGAGGAAAACTGAGCACCCTTCTCGACTAGCTGCTCCAGCACATAATCTTTCTCACAATAATGGGGGCACCGATCTAGGTAATACTATATATTGCAAAAACTCAGCTTGCAGAGCTACCTTAGATCGAGTAGATGACTTTTGCAAAAGATGTTCATGTTGCATCTGCTATCAGTACGATGACAACAAGGATCCAAGCCTGTGGTTGATTTGCAGCTCAGACCCTCCATTTCAACGTAATTCATGTGGCATGTCCTGCCATCTGGAGTGTGCTCTAAAACTTGAAAGATCTGGCATTTCTAAAGGACAGTGTGCTGGACTTGATGGGAGCTTTTACTGTGTATCTTGTGGGAAAATGAATAATTTGCTTGG ATGCTGGAGAAAACAACTGATGACAGCAAGGGATACGAGACGTGTTGACATACTGTGTTATCGTGTGTCCTTAAGCAAAAAGCTTTTAAAGGGGACTGAAAAGTATCGTAAGCTTTATGAAATCGTGGATGAAGCTGTTAAGAAGCTTGAGGCTGACGTGGGCCCTTTAACTGGATTACCTGTAAAGATGGGTAGGGGTATTGTCAACAGACTTTCTTCAGGACCAGAGGTCCAGAAACTGTGTGCCTTGGCTGTGGAGTCACTGGATTCCTTGCAATCCAATACATTTTTGCATCCATTGTCTGATCCTGTGATTCAAG ATTCAAATATGATTGCTCCCAATATTGTCAGATTTCTAGATGTCCATGCAACATGCCTCACTGTGATTTTGGGTTCAGAAGATTCTTTGCCAGAAGATCTTGTTGGGTATAACTTATGGCATCGAAAGGCTCATGATATGGATTATCCTTCAGAACCTACTCGTAAACTTGTTGCTCCCAATACAAGGTTTGCCATCACAGGACTAACTCCAGCTACAGAGTATTGTTTCAAAGTTGTTTCAGTAAATGGTGCGAGAAATTTGGGTATGTGTGAAGTTTGTCTGTCAACCGGCAGTGCTGATGATGAAGTCCTAAACAGCTTTGTAACAGAAAGAAGTCAAAGCCCAGCTACCAACTGTAGTAGCCTTTCAAATCCTTCCTCGGTGGAAGATGAAACTAATAACATTACTCCTTACAGTGACCTGGCTGATAAAGCAGACAATTATCTTACTTATAGCAAggataaagataaatttattttggcaaAAGGATGTGATGATGCTCTGAACTGCAGTGATATGGGTGAAGGAACTCCAAGGGATTTGGTTTCAGTTTTGGATGAAGAGCGTGCTATGCTGACAGTTGACTCTGCGCCCAATTCTGATGTCACAAGGATTGAGAACAAGAACTCGCAAAGCCAAATTATTGAGGACATGAGCACTGATGATGGGTCAAATTCTCCAGTTCGAAAAGGAATGGAATGTGTGGTGTTTGTTAGTAATTCAGAAGCTGGCTTGCCCATTACTCCATGCAAGTTGGAAGTGCTTAAGGATGGGTTAGGAAGGAATGGGAGATCCAAATCCTGCTGTAAGGATCTGGAAAATGGGATTGGGAAAGGAGAGGAACCCCAAGATGGTAGCACATCGAAAAAGAAAAGTATGGAAATGCAGGCTGAGGAATGTGCCGCAAATGGTACTTCAGACAGGGATTTTGAGTATTGTGTGAAAGTAATCAGATGGTTAGAGTGTAAGGGTCACATCGAGAAGAATTTCAGGCAGAAATTCCTGACTTGGTATAGCTTGAGGGCAAACTCACAAGAGGTAAGGATTGTGAAGATTTTTGTTGATACTTTTCATGAAGATCCAGCTTGTCTTGCAGAGCAGCTGGTGGACACCTTTTCAGAAAGTGTTTCAAATAAGAGATCATCTGTGGTGCCAGCAGGATTTTGCATGAAGCTTTGGCATTGA